Genomic segment of Steroidobacter denitrificans:
ATGCCGGCCCATTCCATACCGACTCAGGCGCCCCGGCCCACGGGCACGAATCCTTGCCGCTCTCCTGGCGATGCTGCCCGGGCTGCTCATTGCGCCGGTGCAGGCCGAACGGGTCAAGGATCTCGCCACGGTCGCCGGTGTGCGCGGCAATCAGCTGATCGGCTACGGCCTGGTGGTGGGCCTGGACGGCACGGGCGATCAGACCAGCCAGGCGCCGTTCACGATCCAGAGCATTCGCAACATGCTGGCGAAGTTCGGCGTGACGATTCCCGAGAATGTCAATCCGCAACTCAAGAACGTCGCCGCCGTGACGGTGCGGGCCGACTTGCCGGCGTTCGCAAAGCCTGGGCAGACGATCGACATCACGGTGGATTCCATCGGCAATGCCACCAGCCTGCGCGGCGGCAGTCTGTTGATGACACCGCTGCGCGGCATCGACGGCGAGGTCTACGCGATCGGCCAGGGCAGCCTGGTGGTGAGCGGCTTCGGCGTCTCGGGCCGGGACGGTTCGCGGATCGCGCTGAACGTGCCGAGTTCGGGGCGCGTGCCGAACGGTGCGAGCGTGGAGCGTGCGGTGCCGAGCAATTTCGCCAGCGAGCCCTATGTGGTGCTGAATCTGAACACTCCGGACTTCACCACCGCCGCGCGGCTCACCGACGGCATCAACCAGCTGCTGGGTGCGGATACGGCGCGCGCCATGGATGCGGTCTCCGTGCGCGTGCAGGCGCCGACGGATCCCAGCCAGCGCATCGCCTATCTGTCGACCCTGGAGGCGATCGAGATCATGCCGGGCGATGCGCCCGCGCGGGTCATCGTCAATTCACGCAGCGGCACGGTGGTGATCGGTTCGGCGGTGAGAGTGATGCCGGCGGCCGTCGCCCATGGCTCCTTGTCGGTGACGATCAGTGAGCGCGCCGATGTCAGCCAGCCTAAGGCGTTCTCGCGCGGTCACACCGTCGTGACCGCGCGCTCGGAGATCCACATCGATCAGCCCGAGGCGCGCATGTTCGTTTTCAATGCCGGTGTGAACCTGGATGAGATCGTGCGTGCCGTCAACCAGGTGGGGGCGGCACCCGGCGATCTGGTGGCGATCCTGGAGGCATTGAAGCAGGCGGGAGCCCTGCGCGCGGAACTCATCGTCATCTGATTCAGGTACACCGCGGAATGCCGTCGCGCCGCCATCGGCCGGCAGGACGGCATCGGCAAACGGATCCGGAACCCATGAAGAACGATTCGACCACGAGAACGACCACGATCATGACGGCGATCACCGCCGCCACGACAGCGATGGGGGAACGAGGAACATGAGCATGAGGAACACTGCATCGAATGGACTGCGGCTGAGTCAGGCCGGCTCGGGCGAGGCCGCCGACAAGCGGGCCAGGTTGATCCAGGCGCTGATCGTCAGCCGCCGCCTGCGCGTCCGCGCGCGCCTGGCGAGTCGCGGGGCGACGCAGCGCGATGCGCCGGTGTGCGACCTGGTGCGCAATACGGTACCCGTCGATGCACTGCTGGATGCGGCCGCCTCCGGCACGGCCCCTGCGGATACGTCCCGGCCAGGGCGCTGAACGGCCATGAGCGCCCCTCCGGTGGAATTCTATGCCGATTTCCAAGGCCTGGCGGCGCTGCGCACTCGTGCCAGAGCGCAGGATCCCGAGACCTTGAAGGCGGCGGCGCAGCAGTTCGAGAGCCTGTTCACCCAGATGCTGCTGAAGAGCATGCGCGAGGCCGGCAAGGGTTTCGGGGATTCCTTGTTCGGCAGCGAACAGGGCGATTTCTACCAAAGCATGTTCGATGAACAGATTGCGCTGCAATTGTCCCAGGGCGGTGGCCTGGGCCTGGCGGATATGCTCATCCGACAGCTGTCAGCCGGGGCGCCACAGGGCGGTGGGTCGATCGGCGGGGCGCCGCTCGAGCATCTCGGCGCCGACGCGGCGATGAGGGGCGCAGTTCGTGCCGAGGCGGCCGGTCTGCAGCGCGCCGATGCCGCCACGGCCGCGGAGCGAGGCTCGAACAGCACCGGCCCTGGAGAATGGAGCGGCGGCAAGGAAGATTTCATTCGCTCCCTGTGGCCGCATGCACGCCAGGCGGCACGCGAACTGGGGGTCGATCCGCATGCGCTGCTGGCGCAGGCGGCGCTGGAAACGGGCTGGGGACGTTCCGTCCCCTGCAGCAGCGGCGGGGAGTGCAGCTTCAACCTGTTCGGCATCAAGGCCGGCAGTCAGTGGCGCGGCGCGCAGGTGGCGGTGCCGACCCTGGAGTACGAGGACGGTGTGGCGGTGCGCAAGATCGAACGCTTTCGCGCCTATGCCTCCCCGGCGGAAAGCTTCCGCGACTATGCGCGGCTGATCCGCGGCAATCCCCGTTATCGAGAGGCCTTGAACGCCGGCGGCGATGTCGCCGCGTTCGCGAATGCGCTGCAGCGGGGCGGTTATGCCACGGACCCCGAGTATGAGCGCAAGATCGTCGCCGTGGCCGCGGATGTGCGAACCTCGGTGAGCGCGCTCAAGAGCGGCGGCGATGCGCCGATAAACGTTTACGGGCAGGTGCGCACCTGATGAACGCGTTGCGGCCTTTCAAGCACGATTCATCCCGCGCGGAGCGATGCCATGGCTGACTTGTTGAACACGAGCATTTCCGGGCTGCTGGCGTTCCAGCGGGCGCTGGATACCACCAGTCACAACATCGCCAACGCGAACACGGTCGGCTACAGCCGCCAGCTGCCGGATTTCGTGACCCGTCAGGCGCAGCAGACGGGCAGCGGCTGGGTCGGCAACGGCGTGGATGTGAATACCATCCAGCGCGCCTATGACGATTTTCTGGCCAGCCAGGCACGCACCGCGTCCAGCCAGTATCATCAGTCGAACACCTATGCCACCCAGGCCGAGCGCATCAACAACCTGCTCGGCAGCTCCAGCACCGGCCTGTCGGCGACACTCCAGGAGTTCGTGAACGCGCTGCACAGCGTGGCGGATTCCCCGACCTCCATTCCGGCGCGCCAGACGCTGCTCAGCCAGGCCCAGACCCTGGTGGATCGCCTGCAAAGCTACGACGATAGTCTGCGCAGCTTCGAGGCGCAGGTGAATGCCTCGGTGGAGCGCGAGGCGAACACGATTTCGACTCTGGCACGCAATCTCGCCGCCTTGAACCAGCAAATCAGCAGCGCCCATTCCCAGAGCGGCCAGCCGCCGAACGACTTGCTGGATCAGCGCGACCGCTTGATCGACGAGCTGGCCACCCATGTGAACGTCAACGTGGTCATGCAGGAGGATTACTCCGCCAACCTGTTCATCGGCAATGGCCAGCCGCTGGTCGTGGGCCAGACCTATGCAAGCGTGGCGGCCACCCCCGATCCTTTCGATCCCACGCGGCGCAACATCTCGGTGCTGTCCGCCCAGGGCAGCGTCGATATCACCGATAGCATTTCTGGCGGCACCCTGGGCGGCATGCTGGAATTTCGCAGCCGGATGCTCGATCCGGCACGCAACGACCTGGGTGTGATCAGCGTTGCACTGGCGCAGGTCATGAATCAGCAGCATGCGACCGGTGTGGATCTGAATGGGGTATCGGGCGGAGACTTTTTTGGCGTCGGCGGTGCACAGGTTCTATCCAACGATGGCAACGCCGGCACCGGCGCCGCCACTGTGACCCTTGGCGATGCCGGCGCGCTCACCGGCAGCGATTATTTGCTGGTATCGACCGCCGGCGGCTGGAGTCTGCGCCGCACCGACACCGGCGCGAGCGTGTCCATGACCGGCAGCGGCACGGCGGACGATCCTTTCCTGGCCGAGGGCCTGGCCATCGTGGTGAGCGGTACGCCTGCCGTGGGGGATCAACTGCTGATCAAACCCGTTGCCGGGGCCATCGCGGGTTTGCAGGTGCTGGTCAAGGATCCTGCCGGGATCGCCGCCGCCGCGCCCATTACCAGTGCGGCCGCGGCCGGCAACGCCGGCAACGCTGTGATCTCGGCGGGCGAGGTGCTGGATGCGAGCCATCCGCAGCTGCGCGATACGGTGATATTGGAGTTCACCAGCGCCACCACCTACACGCTCGGCAGCGATCCCACCGTCTACACCTATATCAGTGGAGAGGCTATCGAGGTCAACGGCTGGCGCGTGAGCATCAGCGGTACGCCGGCGGCCGGCGACCGCTTCACGGTGTCCGACAATGCCTCCGGCAGCGGCGACAACCGCAATGCCCTGAAGCTCGCGGATCTATTGTCCCAGCCGGTGATGAACGGCGGCAGGACGTCCTTGATCGCGGGTGTGGGCGCCTTCGTCGGCGACATCGGCGTCAAGACCAATCAGGCCCAGGTGACCCGGGATGCGCAAAAAGTCGTGGCGGATGAGGCCGCGGCCAGCCTGCAGTCAGTGTCCGGCGTCAACCTGGACGAGGAAGCCGCCAATCTGATCCGCTACCAGCAGGCCTATCTGGCCATGTCGCAAATGATTCGCGTCGCCGACACGCTGTTCCAGTCGGTCCTGCAGGCGGTCCGCGGCTGAGTGCCGGACCGAATGCAATTAAGGAACCCGACCTGGAGATCGCCATGCGTCTATCGAGTCTGAGCTTCTACACCAATTCGCTGGCGGCCATGCAGTTGCAGTCCTCCTCGCTGCTGAAACTGCAGAATCAGGTGGCGCTGGGCCAGCGGGTCAACACTCCCGCCGATGATCCCATCGCCGCCGGCCATATCCTGGAACTCGAACGGGCCCAGAGCGAATCGGCGCAATTCGCGAAAAACAGCACCTTGCTGCGCAACCGGCTCAATCTCGAAGAACAGTCCCTGGCGGAGGTGGGAACCGTCTTGACGCGAGTGCGCGAATTGACTCTGCAGGCGTCCAACATCGGCACCTTGAGCGACAGCGATCGCCGCTCGATCGCCACCGAGCTGGCCGGTCGGCTGGCGGAATTGCAGGATATCGCCAACCGCCGTGACGGTGGCGGCGAGTATTTGTTCGCGGGTTTCTCCACCCTGACGCGTCCGTTTGCGGGCGGCGATCAGGCACCGGTCAGCTACGTAGGCGACCAGGGCAGCCGGCTGTTGCAGATCAGTTCCACCCAGCGCATCGCCGATAGCCATTCCGGCTTCGATGTGTTCATGAACATTCCGCAGGGCAACGGCGTCTTTCATACGGCGGCCGGCGCCGGCAATACCGGCAGCGGCATGATCGATACCGGTGCGCTCATCGATCGCGCCGGCTGGCTGCCCGACGACTACACGATCACCTTCACGAGCGCCAGTGACTGGGAGATCACCGATGGCGCCTCGCCGGCGAATATCCTCGCCGGCGGCACGTTCACCGCCGGGGAACCCATCGAGTTCAACGGCGTGCGCGTCACACTCAGCGGCGAACCCGCGGCGGGAGACGAATTCTTGGTGAACCGCGCGCGTTCCGAGGACATCTTTGCCACGATCTCGCAGGTCATCGATGTCCTGCGGACGCCGGCGGATTCTCCGGCGGCGAATGCAGAGCTGACGATGGCCCTGCAGGGCGCGCTGCAGCAGCTGGACCAGGCCGGCGATCACGTTCTGCGGGTGCGTGCGGAAGTCGGCGCGCGCCTGTCGACGATCGATTCGATGGATGCCTCGCGCGCCGCAACGGATGTCGATCTGGCAAGCGCGCTGTCGGACCTGCGCGACCTGGACTATGCGCAGGCGCTGACCCGGATGAACCAGCTGCTGGTGGGCCTGGAGGCGGCGCAGCTGTCCTACTCGAAGATCTCGCAGCTGTCGTTGTTCAATTATCTGCGATAACGGACGGACAAGGCCATGCGAGGCTCGAAAAAAAGTGGTTGGAACTCATATGGATCGTATGGATCCCGCTCAAGACCTTCGCCGGCCATGCGTCAAAGCCGAATGCATGACCGGCGAAGGTCTTGAGCGGGATCCGATGACCGGTGATGAGCGCGAGCCGGATTCGCTCGAGGTGCGCGCGGCCGTGCGCAGATGAAGTTCCGTGATGTATCTCGCAGTTTGCAAGGATCGGCAAGCCGCCCCTCAAGTTCGTCCTTGGCGCTCCGATACATGCCCTAAGCAGCAATTCGGCGCACATCACGCCGCCAGTGCTGAGATCAAGAGCCGCGGACGGGCGTCCTCGGCCAGGTAAGTAACCAGGAGTTAGTACATGGCACTTGTCATCAACACGAATGTGATGTCGCTGAACGCTCAACGCAATCTCACGACATCGGCCAATCAGCTCGCGACCTCGCTGCAGCGCCTGTCCTCGGGTCTGCGCATCAACAGCGCCAAGGACGACGCGGCGGGTCTGGCCGTCTCCGAGCGCATGACGACTCAGATCAACGGTCTCAACCAGGCCGCCCGCAATGCCAACGACGGCATCTCGCTGGCGCAGACCACCGAAAGCGCGCTTCAGGAAGTGACCAACAACCTGCAGCGCATCCGCGAACTGGCGGTGCAGTCGGCCAACGCCACCAACAGCGACAGCGACCGTGTAGCGCTGAACCAGGAAGTGCAGCAGCGCATTGCTGAAATCACCCGTATTTGCAGCCAGACCTCGTTCAACGGCCGCAAGGTGCTGGACGGCTCGTTCGGCAATGCGGTGTTTCAGGTCGGCGCGAACGCCGGCGAGACCATCAGCGTCGGCCTGAGCACGGACATGCGGGCTGCCGAGGTAGGCAATATCGCCACGACCACCTCGGCGGACATCAGCGGGTTGTTTACCTCCGGCGTGACGGTGACTGCCGGCAGCCTCACCGTCGGCGGTCAGGACATCGCCGCGGCGACCTATACCTCCGCGGGCCAACTGGCCACGGCGATCAACGCGCTTGGCATCGCAGGCTTGAGCGTGACGGCCAATGGCAACGAACTTTCCTTCAGCAACAGCAGCGGTTCCGCCATCGCCATCGGCGGCACCAGCAATCCGCTGGGCATCTCGACAGTCGCGGCCGCGGTGACCGGCGGTGCGGCGACGGCAGGTTCGTACACCACGGCG
This window contains:
- the flgJ gene encoding flagellar assembly peptidoglycan hydrolase FlgJ, which translates into the protein MSAPPVEFYADFQGLAALRTRARAQDPETLKAAAQQFESLFTQMLLKSMREAGKGFGDSLFGSEQGDFYQSMFDEQIALQLSQGGGLGLADMLIRQLSAGAPQGGGSIGGAPLEHLGADAAMRGAVRAEAAGLQRADAATAAERGSNSTGPGEWSGGKEDFIRSLWPHARQAARELGVDPHALLAQAALETGWGRSVPCSSGGECSFNLFGIKAGSQWRGAQVAVPTLEYEDGVAVRKIERFRAYASPAESFRDYARLIRGNPRYREALNAGGDVAAFANALQRGGYATDPEYERKIVAVAADVRTSVSALKSGGDAPINVYGQVRT
- a CDS encoding flagellar basal body P-ring protein FlgI, whose translation is MLPGLLIAPVQAERVKDLATVAGVRGNQLIGYGLVVGLDGTGDQTSQAPFTIQSIRNMLAKFGVTIPENVNPQLKNVAAVTVRADLPAFAKPGQTIDITVDSIGNATSLRGGSLLMTPLRGIDGEVYAIGQGSLVVSGFGVSGRDGSRIALNVPSSGRVPNGASVERAVPSNFASEPYVVLNLNTPDFTTAARLTDGINQLLGADTARAMDAVSVRVQAPTDPSQRIAYLSTLEAIEIMPGDAPARVIVNSRSGTVVIGSAVRVMPAAVAHGSLSVTISERADVSQPKAFSRGHTVVTARSEIHIDQPEARMFVFNAGVNLDEIVRAVNQVGAAPGDLVAILEALKQAGALRAELIVI
- the flgL gene encoding flagellar hook-associated protein FlgL, which translates into the protein MRLSSLSFYTNSLAAMQLQSSSLLKLQNQVALGQRVNTPADDPIAAGHILELERAQSESAQFAKNSTLLRNRLNLEEQSLAEVGTVLTRVRELTLQASNIGTLSDSDRRSIATELAGRLAELQDIANRRDGGGEYLFAGFSTLTRPFAGGDQAPVSYVGDQGSRLLQISSTQRIADSHSGFDVFMNIPQGNGVFHTAAGAGNTGSGMIDTGALIDRAGWLPDDYTITFTSASDWEITDGASPANILAGGTFTAGEPIEFNGVRVTLSGEPAAGDEFLVNRARSEDIFATISQVIDVLRTPADSPAANAELTMALQGALQQLDQAGDHVLRVRAEVGARLSTIDSMDASRAATDVDLASALSDLRDLDYAQALTRMNQLLVGLEAAQLSYSKISQLSLFNYLR
- the flgK gene encoding flagellar hook-associated protein FlgK, producing MADLLNTSISGLLAFQRALDTTSHNIANANTVGYSRQLPDFVTRQAQQTGSGWVGNGVDVNTIQRAYDDFLASQARTASSQYHQSNTYATQAERINNLLGSSSTGLSATLQEFVNALHSVADSPTSIPARQTLLSQAQTLVDRLQSYDDSLRSFEAQVNASVEREANTISTLARNLAALNQQISSAHSQSGQPPNDLLDQRDRLIDELATHVNVNVVMQEDYSANLFIGNGQPLVVGQTYASVAATPDPFDPTRRNISVLSAQGSVDITDSISGGTLGGMLEFRSRMLDPARNDLGVISVALAQVMNQQHATGVDLNGVSGGDFFGVGGAQVLSNDGNAGTGAATVTLGDAGALTGSDYLLVSTAGGWSLRRTDTGASVSMTGSGTADDPFLAEGLAIVVSGTPAVGDQLLIKPVAGAIAGLQVLVKDPAGIAAAAPITSAAAAGNAGNAVISAGEVLDASHPQLRDTVILEFTSATTYTLGSDPTVYTYISGEAIEVNGWRVSISGTPAAGDRFTVSDNASGSGDNRNALKLADLLSQPVMNGGRTSLIAGVGAFVGDIGVKTNQAQVTRDAQKVVADEAAASLQSVSGVNLDEEAANLIRYQQAYLAMSQMIRVADTLFQSVLQAVRG